The following are encoded together in the Vigna unguiculata cultivar IT97K-499-35 chromosome 2, ASM411807v1, whole genome shotgun sequence genome:
- the LOC114173946 gene encoding ENHANCER OF AG-4 protein 2-like isoform X1 — MPPPRRRGANKAKANGHLRLGDLVLAKVKGFPYWPAMISRPEDWDKPPDPKKYFVQFFGTKEIAFVAPADIQVFTNETKTKLSARCQGKTKYFTKAVKEICAAFEELEKQKASGLKEDTDDSHIGSGTPVVGVLAHPKDATDAVVLNVEKTDTYVGDVGSNLEQCTQKCEESGSQDAKPSLSGHPIDGSSPVLSPVIESKPLIGEELNNHSSKSGLDKQSCRKVEDSDIENVCNVNDLKQADYVQSVSTNGNNSRKIVSGSRRSKIADDRKRSGEISRAVLKDESCAGYAGFSRSGEKSKDKKKGKDSFSVRSDSLDAPKSDTDINGGSKNKNLLKVKTSLKVKKELQESFECSEAERKKPLKHNKTQVHGKRNLGTNETSHATKKLKFMDNKDNKTSKSLSEDGNSVLPSSPDKEFKQIELKRSTSRLKSEKGLPSRGQISIVGSDDSVGELLPETKHRTQVPQAMPDSASVSSGGHTEISSLGSKGDTNNVAIKQVKRRRRAVCVSDDDDDDEPKTPVHGGAAKDIKSTSFVSEVMKSSDTLLENTDVTQLATKNLSALDDIHFKESTSELHNDNLSIGHPQKETDEATVQLPHSPWRLGSKQHPPKVVDKLRSISPVNSPRSLHTTKSNAEQNKSSKRMLQVSSNSTHKKVDNGFSKNLNSISSSPSQITTHKKKPASSAETSKTTPKALSQAVEVPVTTENLKEFDAFPVDRTPETAKSMKNLIAAAQAKRRQVAQAQCHPLSIYYTQGGTPSPSTIQPFLSASSNIEQADWQGVLENPTLASPSTNGYQSISLNELGAVENEEKRVSPVQKDVRGSLSGGTDAAIARDAFEGMIETLSRTKESIGRATRLAIDCAKYGIANEVVELLIRKLESETSFHRKVDLFFLVDSITQCSHNQKGIAGASYIPTVQGGLPRLLSAAAPPGASASENRRQCLKVLKLWLERKIFPESVLRRYMDDMTISCSFRRPSRAERSLDDPIRELEGMFVDEYGSNTFKLPGFLSSCVFEEDEDNDFPSNASPADAIRIFGDSETSTVTPSDKRHCVLEDVDGELEMEDVSGHLKEERPLLLNSPSEKDSQHQGSERILVPASKISAEIPDDILEGSPPLPLDSPPSPPPLPSSPPPPPLPPPSPPPSLVPQSSEPVQPPLFSQTIVPPQLSHQSSPLSGFQQSVPHDFSGSTNGNQIGQVAGNSLPGSHNSSVVKNEILQQPSACFPPMAGCNSQEPSGFNPPRQLEYGQNDMYLNSQGPQPNMQFQPANPPFAPRHVHPALPENSSNQYSYPKPTIPQHLPHSFQPPFSLPSVPDAQRQFGANEQWRMPSSEFITNNQQGLWIGRNPSCPAPPFGQEGFFSATTRKTTNKQRRFSACKSWQHTYSSYHRSLIPSSGHGVPQMLSCRPDIPALNFWRPT, encoded by the exons ATGCCTCCGCCGCGCCGACGCGGAGCGAACAAGGCGAAGGCCAATGGTCACTTGAGGTTGGGCGATCTTGTGCTCGCTAAGGTTAAGGGATTCCCGTATTGGCCTGCCATG ATAAGCAGGCCTGAAGATTGGGATAAACCCCCTGATCCAAAGAagtattttgttcaattttttggGACCAAAGAAAT AGCTTTTGTTGCCCCTGCGGATATTCAGGTATTCACCAATGAGACTAAAACTAAGTTGTCTGCTCGGTGTCAAGGAAAGACAAAGTATTTCACCAAAGCCGTGAAGGAAATCTGTGCAGCATTTGAGGAGTTAGAGAAACAGAAAGCTAGTGGTTTGAAAGAGGACACTGATGATTCACATATAGGTTCGGGAACTCCTGTTGTTGGGGTATTGGCTCACCCAAAGGATGCCACAGATGCTGTGGTACTCAATGTAGAAAAAACTGACACATATGTGGGAGATGTTGGCTCAAATTTGGAGCAATGTACACAGAAATGTGAAGAAAGTGGTAGCCAAGATGCAAAACCTTCTCTATCTGGTCATCCAATTGACGGTTCGTCTCCAGTGTTGTCTCCTGTGATTGAAAGTAAACCATTAATTGGTGAAGAACTGAATAACCACAGTAGCAAATCTGGCCTGGACAAACAATCATGTCGTAAAGTTGAAGACTCTGATATTGAGAATGTGTGCAATGTTAATGACTTAAAGCAAGCTGATTATGTACAGAGTGTTTCTACAAATGGGAACAACTCAAGAAAGATTGTTAGTGGCTCAAGAAGAAGCAAGATTGCAGATGATAGGAAAAGAAGTGGTGAAATTAGTAGAGCagttttgaaagatgaaagttGTGCAGGTTATGCTGGTTTTTCCAGGTCTGGAGAGAAAtcgaaagataaaaaaaaggggAAAGATTCATTTTCTGTTAGGTCAGATTCTCTAGATGCTCCAAAATCAGACACTGATATTAACGGTGGaagtaaaaataagaacttGCTGAAAGTTAAAACAAGTCTTAAGGTTAAAAAAGAGTTACAAGAGAGCTTTGAATGTTCTGAGGCCGAGAGAAAAAAACCTCTTAAGCATAACAAAACCCAAGTTCATGGAAAACGTAATTTGGGAACAAATGAAACCTCACAtgctaccaagaagttgaagttTATGGATAACAAAGACAACAAGACTTCAAAGTCTCTCTCGGAAGATGGAAATAGTGTTTTGCCTAGCTCTCCTGACAAAGAATTCAAACAAATAGAGCTGAAAAGGTCTACATCACGTTTGAAATCAGAAAAAGGTTTGCCATCAAGGGGTCAGATCAGCATTGTAGGTTCTGATGATTCTGTTGGTGAATTACTGCCTGAGACAAAACATCGTACCCAAGTCCCGCAAGCTATGCCTGATTCTGCTAGTGTTTCATCTGGTGGACATACAGAGATAAGTTCTCTTGGTTCGAAAGGTGACACAAATAATGTTGCAATTAAGCAAGTAAAGAGGAGACGAAGAGCTGTTTGCGtttctgatgatgatgatgatgatgaacccAAGACTCCTGTTCATGGAGGAGCTGCTAAAGATATTAAATCAACTTCTTTTGTTTCAGAGGTTATGAAGAGCAGTGATACACTGCTAGAAAACACTGATGTTACTCAGCTGGCTACCAAAAACCTTAGTGCACTTGATGATATCCATTTTAAAGAATCCACTTCTGAATTACATAATGACAATTTGTCTATTGGGCATCCTCAAAAAGAGACTGATGAAGCTACTGTTCAATTACCTCATAGTCCTTGGAGATTAGGTTCAAAGCAACATCCTCCCAAGGTGGTGGATAAATTGAGGTCCATCTCTCCTGTAAATTCACCTCGTTCTCTTCATACAACAAAGTCAAATGCTGAGCAAAATAAATCTTCCAAACGTATGCTTCAAGTTTCCAGTAATTCTACACATAAGAAAGTTGATAACGGGTTTTCAAAGAATTTAAATAGCATCAGCTCTTCACCGAGTCAGATCACTACTCATAAAAAGAAGCCTGCATCTTCAGCTGAAACTTCTAAAACTACTCCAAAGGCATTATCACAGGCAGTTGAAGTTCCTGTTACAACTGAAAATTTAAAGGAATTTGATGCTTTTCCTGTTGACAg GACTCCAGAAACTGCTAAGAGTATGAAGAATCTTATTGCAGCTGCACAGGCGAAACGGAGACAAGTAGCTCAAGCTCAATGTCATCCTCTTTCCATTTACTATACTCAAGGGGGAACACCAAGCCCCTCTACAATTCAACCATTTTTGTCTGCCTCAAGTAATATTGAACAGGCTGATTGGCAGGGAGTTCTTGAAAACCCAACTTTGGCTTCTCCATCAACTAATGGCTATCAATCCATTTCTCTAAATGAACTTGGTGCTGTAGAAAATGAGGAGAAAAGAGTTAGTCCAGTGCAAAAGGATGTAAGGGGATCTCTAAGTGGTGGTACTGATGCCGCTATTGCTCGTGATGCCTTTGAAGGAATGATAGAGACTTTGTCTAGAACTAAGGAAAGTATTGGGCGTGCAACACGTTTAGCTATTGATTGTGCTAAGTATGGCATTGCCAATGAG GTTGTTGAACTTCTTATCCGAAAGCTGGAAAGTGAAACTAGTTTTCATCGTAAAGTGgatttgttttttcttgttgATTCCATCACCCAGTGCTCGCATAATCAAAAAG GCATTGCAGGAGCCTCATACATCCCTACAGTTCAAGGAGGGTTGCCACGCCTTCTTAGTGCTGCTGCTCCCCCTGGGGCCAGTGCTTCTGAAAATCGTCGTCAATGTCTCAAG GTTTTAAAGCTGTGGCTTGAGAGGAAAATATTTCCTGAATCAGTTCTTCGTCGTTACATGGATGATATGACAATTAGTTGTTCATTTAGGCGTCCTTCTCGTGCTGAACGTTCTCTGGATGACCCAATTAGAGAATTGGAGGGCATGTTTGTTGATGAGTATGGAAG TAATACATTTAAGCTGCCTGGCTTTTTATCTTCTTGTGTGTTTGAAGAAGATGAGGACAATGATTTTCCAAGTAATGCATCTCCAGCAGATGCCATCCGCATTTTTGGGGATTCAGAAACTTCTACTGTTACCCCTAGTGACAAGCGCCATTGTGTCTTGGAGGATGTGGATGGTGAGCTGGAAATGGAAGATGTTTCAGGTCACCTCAAGGAGGAAAGACCTTTATTACTGAACAGTCCTTCTGAAAAGGATTCTCAACATCAGGGCTCAGAAAGGATTTTAGTTCCAGCTTCAAAGATTTCTGCTGAGATACCTGATGATATTCTTGAGGGCTCTCCTCCTTTGCCATTAGATTCACCCCCTTCTCCACCACCTTTGCCTTCCTCACCTCCACCTCCTCCTTTGCCACCCCCAAGCCCTCCACCTTCACTGGTTCCTCAATCATCTGAGCCTGTTCAGCCTCCACTTTTCTCCCAGACAATAGTGCCACCTCAGTTATCGCATCAGTCATCACCATTGTCAGGGTTTCAGCAGAGTGTACCTCATGATTTTAGTGGCTCAACCAAT GGCAACCAAATAGGTCAAGTGGCTGGAAATTCTTTACCTGGAAGTCACAATAGCTCAGTTGTCAAGAATGAAATATTACAACAGCCATCTGCTTGCTTTCCTCCAATGGCAGGCTGCAACTCTCAAGAACCCTCTGGTTTTAACCCTCCAAGGCAGTTAGAATATGGACAAAATGATATGTATCTAAATTCTCAAGGCCCGCAACCTAATATGCAATTTCAGCCAGCTAACCCACCATTTGCTCCAAGACACGTGCATCCTGCCCTACCCGAAAATTCATCCAATCAGTACTCATATCCAAAACCTACAATTCCCCAGCACCTTCCACATTCTTTCCAGCCCCCCTTCTCATTGCCATCAGTTCCAGATGCCCAGAGGCAATTTGGTGCTAATGAGCAATGGAGGATGCCATCAAGTgaatttataacaaataatcAGCAGGGTCTATGGATTGGGAGAAATCCTTCATGTCCTGCTCCTCCCTTTGGGCAGGAAGGT TTTTTTTCGGCCACCACTAGAAAGACCACCAATAAACAACGTAGGTTTTCAGCATGCAAATCCTGGCAACATACCTACTCATCCTATCACAg ATCATTAATTCCTTCTTCAGGACATGGTGTTCCTCAGATGTTGTCCTGTAGACCAGATATACCTGCACTTAATTTTTGGAGGCCTACCTGA
- the LOC114173946 gene encoding ENHANCER OF AG-4 protein 2-like isoform X2 encodes MPPPRRRGANKAKANGHLRLGDLVLAKVKGFPYWPAMISRPEDWDKPPDPKKYFVQFFGTKEIAFVAPADIQVFTNETKTKLSARCQGKTKYFTKAVKEICAAFEELEKQKASGLKEDTDDSHIGSGTPVVGVLAHPKDATDAVVLNVEKTDTYVGDVGSNLEQCTQKCEESGSQDAKPSLSGHPIDGSSPVLSPVIESKPLIGEELNNHSSKSGLDKQSCRKVEDSDIENVCNVNDLKQADYVQSVSTNGNNSRKIVSGSRRSKIADDRKRSGEISRAVLKDESCAGYAGFSRSGEKSKDKKKGKDSFSVRSDSLDAPKSDTDINGGSKNKNLLKVKTSLKVKKELQESFECSEAERKKPLKHNKTQVHGKRNLGTNETSHATKKLKFMDNKDNKTSKSLSEDGNSVLPSSPDKEFKQIELKRSTSRLKSEKGLPSRGQISIVGSDDSVGELLPETKHRTQVPQAMPDSASVSSGGHTEISSLGSKGDTNNVAIKQVKRRRRAVCVSDDDDDDEPKTPVHGGAAKDIKSTSFVSEVMKSSDTLLENTDVTQLATKNLSALDDIHFKESTSELHNDNLSIGHPQKETDEATVQLPHSPWRLGSKQHPPKVVDKLRSISPVNSPRSLHTTKSNAEQNKSSKRMLQVSSNSTHKKVDNGFSKNLNSISSSPSQITTHKKKPASSAETSKTTPKALSQAVEVPVTTENLKEFDAFPVDRTPETAKSMKNLIAAAQAKRRQVAQAQCHPLSIYYTQGGTPSPSTIQPFLSASSNIEQADWQGVLENPTLASPSTNGYQSISLNELGAVENEEKRVSPVQKDVRGSLSGGTDAAIARDAFEGMIETLSRTKESIGRATRLAIDCAKYGIANEVVELLIRKLESETSFHRKVDLFFLVDSITQCSHNQKGIAGASYIPTVQGGLPRLLSAAAPPGASASENRRQCLKVLKLWLERKIFPESVLRRYMDDMTISCSFRRPSRAERSLDDPIRELEGMFVDEYGSNTFKLPGFLSSCVFEEDEDNDFPSNASPADAIRIFGDSETSTVTPSDKRHCVLEDVDGELEMEDVSGHLKEERPLLLNSPSEKDSQHQGSERILVPASKISAEIPDDILEGSPPLPLDSPPSPPPLPSSPPPPPLPPPSPPPSLVPQSSEPVQPPLFSQTIVPPQLSHQSSPLSGFQQSVPHDFSGSTNGNQIGQVAGNSLPGSHNSSVVKNEILQQPSACFPPMAGCNSQEPSGFNPPRQLEYGQNDMYLNSQGPQPNMQFQPANPPFAPRHVHPALPENSSNQYSYPKPTIPQHLPHSFQPPFSLPSVPDAQRQFGANEQWRMPSSEFITNNQQGLWIGRNPSCPAPPFGQEGFFRPPLERPPINNVGFQHANPGNIPTHPITGHGVPQMLSCRPDIPALNFWRPT; translated from the exons ATGCCTCCGCCGCGCCGACGCGGAGCGAACAAGGCGAAGGCCAATGGTCACTTGAGGTTGGGCGATCTTGTGCTCGCTAAGGTTAAGGGATTCCCGTATTGGCCTGCCATG ATAAGCAGGCCTGAAGATTGGGATAAACCCCCTGATCCAAAGAagtattttgttcaattttttggGACCAAAGAAAT AGCTTTTGTTGCCCCTGCGGATATTCAGGTATTCACCAATGAGACTAAAACTAAGTTGTCTGCTCGGTGTCAAGGAAAGACAAAGTATTTCACCAAAGCCGTGAAGGAAATCTGTGCAGCATTTGAGGAGTTAGAGAAACAGAAAGCTAGTGGTTTGAAAGAGGACACTGATGATTCACATATAGGTTCGGGAACTCCTGTTGTTGGGGTATTGGCTCACCCAAAGGATGCCACAGATGCTGTGGTACTCAATGTAGAAAAAACTGACACATATGTGGGAGATGTTGGCTCAAATTTGGAGCAATGTACACAGAAATGTGAAGAAAGTGGTAGCCAAGATGCAAAACCTTCTCTATCTGGTCATCCAATTGACGGTTCGTCTCCAGTGTTGTCTCCTGTGATTGAAAGTAAACCATTAATTGGTGAAGAACTGAATAACCACAGTAGCAAATCTGGCCTGGACAAACAATCATGTCGTAAAGTTGAAGACTCTGATATTGAGAATGTGTGCAATGTTAATGACTTAAAGCAAGCTGATTATGTACAGAGTGTTTCTACAAATGGGAACAACTCAAGAAAGATTGTTAGTGGCTCAAGAAGAAGCAAGATTGCAGATGATAGGAAAAGAAGTGGTGAAATTAGTAGAGCagttttgaaagatgaaagttGTGCAGGTTATGCTGGTTTTTCCAGGTCTGGAGAGAAAtcgaaagataaaaaaaaggggAAAGATTCATTTTCTGTTAGGTCAGATTCTCTAGATGCTCCAAAATCAGACACTGATATTAACGGTGGaagtaaaaataagaacttGCTGAAAGTTAAAACAAGTCTTAAGGTTAAAAAAGAGTTACAAGAGAGCTTTGAATGTTCTGAGGCCGAGAGAAAAAAACCTCTTAAGCATAACAAAACCCAAGTTCATGGAAAACGTAATTTGGGAACAAATGAAACCTCACAtgctaccaagaagttgaagttTATGGATAACAAAGACAACAAGACTTCAAAGTCTCTCTCGGAAGATGGAAATAGTGTTTTGCCTAGCTCTCCTGACAAAGAATTCAAACAAATAGAGCTGAAAAGGTCTACATCACGTTTGAAATCAGAAAAAGGTTTGCCATCAAGGGGTCAGATCAGCATTGTAGGTTCTGATGATTCTGTTGGTGAATTACTGCCTGAGACAAAACATCGTACCCAAGTCCCGCAAGCTATGCCTGATTCTGCTAGTGTTTCATCTGGTGGACATACAGAGATAAGTTCTCTTGGTTCGAAAGGTGACACAAATAATGTTGCAATTAAGCAAGTAAAGAGGAGACGAAGAGCTGTTTGCGtttctgatgatgatgatgatgatgaacccAAGACTCCTGTTCATGGAGGAGCTGCTAAAGATATTAAATCAACTTCTTTTGTTTCAGAGGTTATGAAGAGCAGTGATACACTGCTAGAAAACACTGATGTTACTCAGCTGGCTACCAAAAACCTTAGTGCACTTGATGATATCCATTTTAAAGAATCCACTTCTGAATTACATAATGACAATTTGTCTATTGGGCATCCTCAAAAAGAGACTGATGAAGCTACTGTTCAATTACCTCATAGTCCTTGGAGATTAGGTTCAAAGCAACATCCTCCCAAGGTGGTGGATAAATTGAGGTCCATCTCTCCTGTAAATTCACCTCGTTCTCTTCATACAACAAAGTCAAATGCTGAGCAAAATAAATCTTCCAAACGTATGCTTCAAGTTTCCAGTAATTCTACACATAAGAAAGTTGATAACGGGTTTTCAAAGAATTTAAATAGCATCAGCTCTTCACCGAGTCAGATCACTACTCATAAAAAGAAGCCTGCATCTTCAGCTGAAACTTCTAAAACTACTCCAAAGGCATTATCACAGGCAGTTGAAGTTCCTGTTACAACTGAAAATTTAAAGGAATTTGATGCTTTTCCTGTTGACAg GACTCCAGAAACTGCTAAGAGTATGAAGAATCTTATTGCAGCTGCACAGGCGAAACGGAGACAAGTAGCTCAAGCTCAATGTCATCCTCTTTCCATTTACTATACTCAAGGGGGAACACCAAGCCCCTCTACAATTCAACCATTTTTGTCTGCCTCAAGTAATATTGAACAGGCTGATTGGCAGGGAGTTCTTGAAAACCCAACTTTGGCTTCTCCATCAACTAATGGCTATCAATCCATTTCTCTAAATGAACTTGGTGCTGTAGAAAATGAGGAGAAAAGAGTTAGTCCAGTGCAAAAGGATGTAAGGGGATCTCTAAGTGGTGGTACTGATGCCGCTATTGCTCGTGATGCCTTTGAAGGAATGATAGAGACTTTGTCTAGAACTAAGGAAAGTATTGGGCGTGCAACACGTTTAGCTATTGATTGTGCTAAGTATGGCATTGCCAATGAG GTTGTTGAACTTCTTATCCGAAAGCTGGAAAGTGAAACTAGTTTTCATCGTAAAGTGgatttgttttttcttgttgATTCCATCACCCAGTGCTCGCATAATCAAAAAG GCATTGCAGGAGCCTCATACATCCCTACAGTTCAAGGAGGGTTGCCACGCCTTCTTAGTGCTGCTGCTCCCCCTGGGGCCAGTGCTTCTGAAAATCGTCGTCAATGTCTCAAG GTTTTAAAGCTGTGGCTTGAGAGGAAAATATTTCCTGAATCAGTTCTTCGTCGTTACATGGATGATATGACAATTAGTTGTTCATTTAGGCGTCCTTCTCGTGCTGAACGTTCTCTGGATGACCCAATTAGAGAATTGGAGGGCATGTTTGTTGATGAGTATGGAAG TAATACATTTAAGCTGCCTGGCTTTTTATCTTCTTGTGTGTTTGAAGAAGATGAGGACAATGATTTTCCAAGTAATGCATCTCCAGCAGATGCCATCCGCATTTTTGGGGATTCAGAAACTTCTACTGTTACCCCTAGTGACAAGCGCCATTGTGTCTTGGAGGATGTGGATGGTGAGCTGGAAATGGAAGATGTTTCAGGTCACCTCAAGGAGGAAAGACCTTTATTACTGAACAGTCCTTCTGAAAAGGATTCTCAACATCAGGGCTCAGAAAGGATTTTAGTTCCAGCTTCAAAGATTTCTGCTGAGATACCTGATGATATTCTTGAGGGCTCTCCTCCTTTGCCATTAGATTCACCCCCTTCTCCACCACCTTTGCCTTCCTCACCTCCACCTCCTCCTTTGCCACCCCCAAGCCCTCCACCTTCACTGGTTCCTCAATCATCTGAGCCTGTTCAGCCTCCACTTTTCTCCCAGACAATAGTGCCACCTCAGTTATCGCATCAGTCATCACCATTGTCAGGGTTTCAGCAGAGTGTACCTCATGATTTTAGTGGCTCAACCAAT GGCAACCAAATAGGTCAAGTGGCTGGAAATTCTTTACCTGGAAGTCACAATAGCTCAGTTGTCAAGAATGAAATATTACAACAGCCATCTGCTTGCTTTCCTCCAATGGCAGGCTGCAACTCTCAAGAACCCTCTGGTTTTAACCCTCCAAGGCAGTTAGAATATGGACAAAATGATATGTATCTAAATTCTCAAGGCCCGCAACCTAATATGCAATTTCAGCCAGCTAACCCACCATTTGCTCCAAGACACGTGCATCCTGCCCTACCCGAAAATTCATCCAATCAGTACTCATATCCAAAACCTACAATTCCCCAGCACCTTCCACATTCTTTCCAGCCCCCCTTCTCATTGCCATCAGTTCCAGATGCCCAGAGGCAATTTGGTGCTAATGAGCAATGGAGGATGCCATCAAGTgaatttataacaaataatcAGCAGGGTCTATGGATTGGGAGAAATCCTTCATGTCCTGCTCCTCCCTTTGGGCAGGAAG GTTTTTTTCGGCCACCACTAGAAAGACCACCAATAAACAACGTAGGTTTTCAGCATGCAAATCCTGGCAACATACCTACTCATCCTATCACAg GACATGGTGTTCCTCAGATGTTGTCCTGTAGACCAGATATACCTGCACTTAATTTTTGGAGGCCTACCTGA